CCGCTCTCCTCGATGCCGCGGAGGAAGACCTCCCAGGCGTCGGCGGTGCGGTAGAACTGGCCCGGCGCCGTGGGCGCCACGGGCACCTCACGGTAGCGCAGTCGCTCCAGCGTGCCCGCCAGGTCGATGGCGCGCGCGTTGATGCCGGGGGCCAGCGGCTGCGCGGCCGCATAGATGAAGGTCGCGTGGCGCGCGGTGACGCGGTCGAAGCGAGCCAGCTCGATCGCCGTGTACGTGACGAGGCCGGTCAGGGCCAGCCCCAGCGCGACCCCCGCGGCCAGGAGCGCGAGGACGAGGGGATTCGCGCGTCGGAGCCGCGCCAGCAGCGCCGGGAGGAACGGGCTCACACCTCTAGTATGCCCGGAGTGGCGGCGTCGATCAGATCAAACGCTCGCGGAAGTGGCGGAGGGCGCGGGCCGCGAGCCCCGGACGCTGCGCCTGCAGCGCCTGCAGCCGCGCCCCGGCTTCGCGCGACAGCGCCTCACGCGTGGCCAACGCCTGGCGGGCGCCGCGCAGCGCGTCGACCAGCCCGCGCGCGTAGGCCCGCAGCTCTCCCGCTCGCGCGGCGCAGAAACCCACGAGCGCCAGATCCTGGGCGATGGAGGCGGCGGCCGCCGCCGGGCGGTGGTTGCGCAGGGCGACCCAGACCGCGTTGCGCACGAAGCTGTAGTAGATCCGGCTCGACGGCCGGGCCGACGGCGCCACGAGGTGCTGGACGCGCACGGTGGGCGTGTAGATCAGCTCGTGACCGGCGTTCAGCAGCCGGAGCGCGAGATCCCAGCCTTCGTGCCCGATGAAGAAGGGCGGCCAGTAGCCGCCCACGGCCAGGAAGGCCTCGCGCCGGCACGCCGAGGCGCCCTCCAGGACGTAGTAGGTGGGAAATTCCGTCTCCGCCCAGCGTCCGGGGTCGCGCGGGTGGCACCAGTCGCGGCGGGAGAGCGCGCCGTCGGGGCCGACGATCATGAAGTTGACGACCGCCGCGCGCGGGTGGCGGTCAAAGGCGCCGAGTCCGCGCTCGACGCCGTCGGGCGTGGTGAACAGCACGTCGTTGTCGAGCGTGAAGACGATCTCGCCCTTGGCGGCGGCGACGCCGGCGTTGCGGGCGGCGGCGCCGACGTTCTCGGTGAGCCGAACCAGCCGGACGTCGGGGAACTCGCTCCGAACCATCTCGGCGCTGCCGTCGGTGGAGGCGTTGTCCACCGCGAGGATTTCTAGAATGGGGAAGCGCTGGCGCCGGGCGGCTTCCAGCGCGCGGCGGAGAGCGTCCCGGCGCTGGTAGTTGAGGACCGCGATCGAGACCGTGGCGCTCAATTCGGTATCTGGCCCCGGATCCACGGCCCCAGAGCATTCGCCAGGGGCACCGGCAGCTTCTTCCAGGCGCGGACCAGGGGCGCGAAGCGACTTGAGTCCCGGTCCACGGACGGCGGGGCGCCCTCGTCGACGTCGACGAAGATCCACGGCAGCGCGCGCGGTACAGCGCCCCACTGCCGCTTGAACTCGAACGCCCCGGCGTTCCTGAACGACCGGCCGAGGTCGAGGGTGCGGTAGCCGTTGTCGCACCCGAAGCGGATCACCGCCCAGTAGAGGGTGAAGTTGGGGCAGAGGGCGAAGGCCTCCCGCAGCGAGGAGGGCCACGGCACCATGATCGTGTCGCGGAAGAAGAGACAGACGGCGGCGCCGATGGCGCGGCCGTCGCGGTCGCGAACCATCAGGACGCGGGCGGCGCCTCCCAGCTCCTCCAGCATCAGGGTGAAGAAGCGCCGGCTGTGGACGGGCGTGCCCAGGTCGCGCATGTTCACCGCGAAGATGCGGTAGAAGTCGTCGAGCAGCTCACCGCCGCCCCAGACGA
This sequence is a window from Candidatus Methylomirabilota bacterium. Protein-coding genes within it:
- a CDS encoding glycosyltransferase family 2 protein; this encodes MSATVSIAVLNYQRRDALRRALEAARRQRFPILEILAVDNASTDGSAEMVRSEFPDVRLVRLTENVGAAARNAGVAAAKGEIVFTLDNDVLFTTPDGVERGLGAFDRHPRAAVVNFMIVGPDGALSRRDWCHPRDPGRWAETEFPTYYVLEGASACRREAFLAVGGYWPPFFIGHEGWDLALRLLNAGHELIYTPTVRVQHLVAPSARPSSRIYYSFVRNAVWVALRNHRPAAAAASIAQDLALVGFCAARAGELRAYARGLVDALRGARQALATREALSREAGARLQALQAQRPGLAARALRHFRERLI
- a CDS encoding FemAB family XrtA/PEP-CTERM system-associated protein, whose product is MIQIRPIERADKRWDRFVERHPAATVAHLAAWGTIIQGAYGHQGLYLAAEEAGELTGVLPLVLIDSRLFGRRLVSMPFLDYGGILAEPGGAAESALAEGALALARERAVQSVGLRQLHPTGVGRTLAGDRVTMLLPLASTEAVWKALPSERRNRVRKGEKNGLTVVWGGGELLDDFYRIFAVNMRDLGTPVHSRRFFTLMLEELGGAARVLMVRDRDGRAIGAAVCLFFRDTIMVPWPSSLREAFALCPNFTLYWAVIRFGCDNGYRTLDLGRSFRNAGAFEFKRQWGAVPRALPWIFVDVDEGAPPSVDRDSSRFAPLVRAWKKLPVPLANALGPWIRGQIPN